A window from Schistosoma haematobium chromosome 1, whole genome shotgun sequence encodes these proteins:
- a CDS encoding hypothetical protein (EggNog:ENOG410VWNB): protein MRWQNTIRNNLLLERRNQLPAEEEIRKRLWKWIGHTLKKSSNCITIKALTWDFEGNRKRERPKNTLCRELEADMERMNNNWKELARIALDSVGWRLPMVDLCSFMRSNRRK, encoded by the coding sequence ATGCGTTGGCAGAATACCATCAGGaacaacctactgttggagagaagaaaccagcttccagctgaagaggaaattaggaaaagattatggaaatggataggacatacattgaagaaatcatcaaactgcatcacgataaAAGCCCTAACTTGGGATTTTGAAGGGAAtcggaaaagagaaagaccaaagaacacactgtgtcgagaattggaagcagacatggaaaggatgaataataactggaaagaattggCAAGGATTGCACTGGATAGTGTTGGATGGAGATTGCCGATGgtcgacctatgctccttcatgaggagtaacaggcgtaagtaa